The Rhinolophus ferrumequinum isolate MPI-CBG mRhiFer1 chromosome 2, mRhiFer1_v1.p, whole genome shotgun sequence genome includes the window ATGTCTCATTCATCGTTGtctcccagtgcctggcactcaaTATATGTTGATGGGGAAATGTGCCTGCCAATGGATACTATTTCATTAAATGCATATGGCTCCATCATTCCCAAAGTAGACAAATCAAAAATCAGTGTGTAACCACACAGAGAATctgatggaaatataaatatgggGGTACTAGGCCTCGATTAAATTCAATTCagatccacaaatatttactgagcattgaTTATGCGCCCAAGACTATTCTAGATGCTGTTGATACAAAGAATTTGTTGGAATCCCTCTCCAGAATGAGACTAGAGGCTGCTGAAAAGTCAGACtcaataaaaagcataaaaacaatgATGGAAGTATGCCCTGGGTATACCCTAGGAACCTAGGAGAGGTACCTCCTTAGGAAGCCAGAGGGTGAGAAAAGGTAACCTAGACCCAAAGCAGTAGCTCTTATAGACTCCAGAAACACAGAAGCAAAGTACTACCAGGGATTGTGATCCCATAACAACCCAAAAGGTCCTTGGATTGCTAATCTAGCAAGTAGaacaggttttattttctccactaaTGAAGCTATGCTTAACTAAAAAAGAACCAGATTTCATTTCTCGTCAGATTCTTACCTAGATTTAAAATGTGGCTAACCACCACAGGAATGAACCAAAGGGGAACAAACGTATGGATCTGGTCCTCACACAAGGCCCTCACCTCCTCTCCATCACCTTGTCAATTGCCCCCACCACCATGAAACAGGCATTCCGGCCACATTCAATGATGCTTTGAGATTCACGCTTGCATCCCAGACTTGGCTCATGCTCATTCAGCTAGCTGGCAAGTGTCCCACCCCATCCACAGCAAACATCTACTCTGCGTTCCAGCTAAATATAACCATCACTCAAACTTCTAAGACTCTTACCCCCAGGAAAAATGAATGTAACCCTCATCTAGGCCCCTTAGTATTTTACTCATATTGCTGCTTATGTTTGTTTCCAATTGGACACCATTTGAGGACAGGGACCATGTTTTCATTCAACATGATAGCTTTCTCCCCCCAACCCTAATCCCTGTCCAATATTTGGTGCATGgtaaatacaaaatgaatgaataaaaggaatatttgaTTCCATCAGAGAGCAATTTTCTTTATTCACCTGAAgggcttctctctttctctcctaacATTCTGAGCTTGAAGAGTCCTGACGAGGAGGAAGATGACAGCAGAAGAGACGAGGAGCAGTCCCAGCACAGCAGCGATGGCCACACCTATCACCAAGGGTTCGGACACGAGCTCCTCACAGTGCTCACCGCGGTACCACCAGTTCTCACCCACCCGGCATCTGGAAGGAGAAGTGACCAAGTTCgaagatcaaaaaagaaatcgCTCTGCTGAGGATAACCATTAACAGCAGAATCTttggtgggagtggggaaaggtAGACAAAACAATCAATAAATGCTGACCACATGAAGCTTCAGTAAGGAGGAGAATACACAGGTTAAATGATCATACAATTTAAGGTTGTGCAAATGCCTGGCACAGACCCAGCAGGTCCTTGATGACTATTTGTACACGGCAGAATGAAAGATTGACTAGACCTAAAGGAAGTATTCTAGTCAACTTTCTCAGTTTTAGATAATAAAAAACAGGCCCAGAAGGAAAGCGACTGGTGTGAGATCACACAATTACTCTGCAACAGAGCTGGgtctagaacccaggtctccagaCTATGCAGGTCCTTTCACTGTAGAGATCCTCAAAACCTAAGGCTATAAACTTGTGCAAAAATGTCTTCAATTCCCCGAGCAGCAGGGAAATGACTgctttacaaaataatattaatttctcTGGAATTTTGATACTACTTTTCCCCTTAGTTTCCTAGctaaacattacatttttttcacatagtAGATGCTGGATCATTTCTACCTATTTCCTCTGCTTTTGGCATCTATGCCAACATTTGACCTTTCTCACATTCACAAATTGTCCTCTTGTTTGTGTTTCCCTGTCTTCTCCTCAGCATTCTCTCCTTTTAACGTACCCTGTGACTATggttgtgtgtggtggggaggctGACTTGCTCTGCTTTGTTTAAGGGGGGAGGATGGTCGAGCTACCTGAATCTGCCCTTCTGACTGCTGCATTTTCTTTGGTTCTACCTTTTCAAAAAATAGATCTCAGGTACTTAAAATACATTTGTCATAACCTCAAAGACTTTAAATActtgcttttctttatctttgaatatCCAACAGCAGCGCAAGGCCATTAAGAACAGAAtccaaatagaataaaaatccTTTGTTTTCACTTTCAGATATAGTATAAAGTGTTGATCTTATGCCTAAATCTAATTTAAGCACCAATTGCATTACTATCACTACTAAGAACCACAACACAGAGATCTCCAACTACTCCAAGTACTCTCAATAGGACACTGGACAATGTTTTTCTTACAGCAAcctaagagaataaaataaaacaaccatttaaacTAGGTATGATTCAGGCCTTTGAAATGACTCAGTCTTCATGAGAACTAGATGGCACTAATCTATTGCCCAGATATAACTTCTATAACAAATACTGTAGTGATTATCCTACAATCATAGGTATAGACCCCTTTTCTTCAGAGGAAGTATCTATTACCTTGTGAAGCCCAAACCCCTACCTGTACCATACCTACAAATGGCCCCATGTCCGGGCATAATGTCGCACTTTCCATCATTCAAGCAGAAGTCAGGCCGTAGGTCACAGAGACTCTGACAGGGCAGTTCTTCCACACTCAGGTACCCAGGGTGGCATCTGCACTCTGCCTCTCCACTCCAGGGACTGACCAAACACTCAGAAAATTCATTGCATGCCTGAAACTTGCATGGGTTGGCTTGATCACCTAAAACATCAAACAAACCAGAGAAGGATGCAAGGAAAGGCAAACCACAGGAGTTGGGGTACATGAAGCTCCTTCACTAAGGCTACCCCCTCCAAAGTACATGGGACAACTCCTTTCCTGAACCTTGAAACACGACACACCGTCACTACCAATACCACAAAAAATTCTGATTCATTCTAGGATTATTTCCTGCAGCCTTCAGAGAGAACATGGCCCTGCCTACACCTTGATTTTGGAGTTCCAGCCttcaaaactatgagaaaatacatttctgttgttgtaagccacccagtttgtggtcctttgttatagcagccctaggaaactaatacagggacCACTGATAAGATGCTCATGTAATAAGGAAAGCATACAAATGTGAGGGCAGATGGACCGTTTCCACAAGGGGACGACACAGTGGGATTCCACTGTGTATTTCCTAGGTCTTCACAGCCTTATCCTAGTATTCACTTTGTGATGTTGTTATCAGAAAATAATCTAATCCTAGACAAGCAACAAGAGAAAGCAGAGTATATAGGGAATGGGAAGGATGATACTGCATGGTTTCCTATGTTGATGGAAGTTCAAGACTTTCTGTGAAAACAAGTTAGGCAAGACACAGGTCAATCTTGTCTCTAGCCAATCTTGagataaaatggtatttttatctGGAGGctttaactaaaaatatacagGTAGTAGGAAAATTCTATATAAAAATTCTACCACATTGTGACCATTCTAGAGCTGTGGGTATGTCTGTGGAAGGAAACTAGGATctacaaaaggaaagagatgttGCTCCCTTTTGCTTCCAGACCAAGGAGAGAGAGACCAAGACTAATATTTTAATCATGTAAATAAAAAACTGTAGCTTTAAAGTCATTTTCCAGTCCTTTGTGCAGGTTAAAGGTGAATGGCCAGAATAGATCCTTAATGATTTCTGtaataaatgggaaaacaaaggtaGACCTGGAACTAAGGCTAGAATAGGAGACAGAGATCTAAACTGTAGAGTGAATTCCGGTTTTCCAGGGGCAGGCGAGGCAAGGGATTGATGGGTACAGAAAAATGCGACTGAAGGAAATATGAAGAGGGTCTGGAAAGATAGCCAGAATGGCCAGAGGAACATGGCAGTTGGCTTGGTCCAAAAAGTTCGCCGGCAAGAAATGCCTTTGAAAGGGTGACTGAGGAATTTTAGAATATCTACGCCTAACAATAATATTTTAAGCCCTCTGCTGTGTTATGATAAAGTCGCCTCCATCACCCTCATATCATAAGCAAATATCTGATAGAATCAACTACCTTGTGTTGATTCTGGGAAAGTGAAAAATGGGACTGTGATCtgtgttggatttttaaaaagaacaaccaCAAGTATCAAGACAAATGTGAGATTGGAAATTCAGCAGAAGAAACTCAGAGCTGGAGGTAAGTAAGAGATATTTAAGTTCCCTGTTAATTCCTAGAGATATTGAGGGTGGGAAGACCATGGATGCAGGTTTTACACTGCACACGGGAGGGGCTAATGCCAGTTTGACTATTACAGAAAAAGGTGACCCTATAAACCTGGATTACTTGGCATGCAGCTGATACATGACTTACATACAAAATTGAAGTAAATGCACTTATTTATTGTACTTCCCTTTAAAAAGAAGTGGGTTGACTTTTGCAAAGTTTTATAAATCATTTGTATGGCTAGTCAAATGCCTTCAAATATGCTATTTGTTTAATCCTTAGAAAAGCCCCATGAAATACATAGACCagatattattctcatttaatatATGAAGAATTAAGGCTCAGAGATAAAGTAGCTCATCTAGGGTCACACAAATGATAAATGACAGTGCAGAGGCAAGAAATCAGGCCTTCCAAATTACAATTAATTGCTTCTTCCACTACACCACATGGCAAAGAATGTGCAACTAGCCTTAGAGAGCGCAAATGGCAAGAGATTTGGATATTGGGGGAATTAGCAAAATCATTTTCCTCACTTTCAATGAATAATGGTCCTTCCAggatttcaaaggaaagaaagtttGCTTTATTCTCAGTTGAAGAATAGGGCTGATGTGCAAACCAGTTTGAAAGTAAAAGGTACTGGATAAATACAGACCCAGACATTCCCCTTTACTACTGCTCAAAACCACTGTCCTCTGGTATGTGGAAGGTAAAAAAGGAACAACGTCTGAAGATTCAACAGTATTTTCTGCATCCAACTcttccaaataaaaacaatggttcctttcattcattcacagcaTTCGTGAGTACCTTCTATATGCAAGACTTTGTGGTTAATAAAACAGATATAGTCTTATTCCTTGTGAATAGCTCAACTGGGGATAATAACCATTAAGCAACTATGTGCATAAATTGGCATTATTACAATAGCTATAAACTCTATAGCAGGGAAAGAACATGATGTTACAAGAAAAACTAATAGGGGAGACCCAATCTACATAATGGGTGAGTCTGTGAAAGTCTTGAGGAAGAGACATTTGAACGAGGCATAAAGGGTGAGCAGAAGTCAGCCACAAGGGAATGAGTTTCAGGCAAAGGAGACAGTATGTGCAAAGGCTTTAAGGcaagaaatgtgtttttcatcTAAGGAACTAAAAACCAGCTGGTTTAACTTGGTGAGCAAAGAAGTTACTTTCACTGGATGATATTGGGGAAGATAGAGACCAGGCCTTGTGGCTATTGAACCAGGCAGCCACTGAAGTATTTCAAGCAGGTAAGTGAGATAATATGATTGATGTGTAAGAAAGAGCCCCCTGCCGCTGTGTGGAGAATGGCTAGGGGAAGGGAACAAGAGAGGTAGTGGGGAAACTGGTCCAAATGAGAGATGACAATGTTTGGCCTAGAGTTGTGGCAGTGGAGACAGAGAAGAGTATATAGATTTGAGATATATTTAGAATTCAAAATCAATCTAAGTTTGGTGAGTGACTAAAAGTTGGGGGTGATGGAAACTGAGATATCAGAATGACTTCCCGGATTTCTGGCTTACATAGCTAAGTGGACACAGCTCCCATTTATCAAGGTGATGAAGCTTAGAGGAATGGATTTAGCTGGAAGGTGGGGAGATATAGAAAACAAGAGCTCAAGTCTTCGACGACTTAAGTTTGATATACATAGAATACATCCAAGTTGAGGTCATTGAGTATGTAGTTTGATACTAATTCTGGATCTCAGAAGATAAATCTGACCTGCATATAAAAATGTGGAGAGTTATTGACATCTATGTTAGATTTACAATAATGGAAATGGATAAAACAACTTAGGAAATTAATATAGAAGAGAAGCGAGTCCAAACCTACTGGGTTTGGCAACGTAGAGGTGTAGCAAGAACAAACAATTCAGTGCATTAGTAAAAGACAGAACCAGATAGAACAGGTAGAAAAGGGAGTGGGAAGTTAACAAGTAAAGATAATATGTGCACACCCCTTTTGAAAAGAGAATGATATTGATGTTCTTGGAAGAGATATTTTACTCATTATCAAGATGTGGAAAATTGGCCTGACATACTACTCTTTCACCTACTATTGAATTCAACTTGACTTaggatagaagaaaatatacaagaataaTCACTGGATTCCACTAAGAAACCACCATGGGAATCAATATCATTACCTGACTCCACATCAAGGGAGTATTTATCAATATCCAAGTTCATGGTTTGGTAGGCAGTAGTGCAAAAGTCTTCCAGAACCATGTAGACAGCATTGTTGACATCACGAGGCACAGCCTTGGAAAACTTCATTCTGCTGTTCACCACAATACTGCCATTTCTGAAGTTCAGAATTTCTAAATTCTGGAACCCTGTGAGATTTGACTGTAGATAGGGAACCAGCTACAATATATGAAAAGTGGTCAGTTTATTGATAAGGTTTTGCATTGTGTTCAACACatatcaaattttttaaaaacttaaagacaCAAACAAGGATCATTTTCCAAATTGTATgcttatttacattatttaaataattcacCAACAAAAGTATAAATTGTGACTAATTTGAGACTCAAGAGATTTTCACAGTGGTATTTAGGAACCCCATGCAACTCACAGTTTTAGACACCAGAGAGTTTATTCTCTCTGTTTCACTAAAGGAGCACACCAGTGAAGGCATCATAGGCACCTACAAAATACTGGTCTCAccataaaacatgaaaacaaacaaacaaacaaacaaacaaaaacccttaaaCTTGTTTAAGTCCTAGAAATCATGAAATACAATCTTCAGTATCTAAGTTGTCATATCACCCTCATGccacatttatgttttctgtttcttgtatCCACTTGTCTTATTGTTTTCCTACCAACCTTAGGCCACGATGCTATATGTAGATGATAAAAAATGAGTGTTCACAGCAAACCCACACTTTCCTTGGCTCAGATCATATGTGTTGAGGGGTGGTTCACACATGATTACTCACTAATGCCCATATTTCACTTCTTGGTCTTACCAATTCTAAAAATCTCTGCTCCAGGGCTTTATACTCCAAAGAGTTTTTATTAAACAGATCTTCTGAAAACATCATGTTAGTCACTCGGAGGCTGAAGAAAACCAGCAAAGCTCCTGCAGTCTGTGTCTGATTTGAGTCATCTTTTTTTGTGGGCTGAGCCCCACTAGCCATCTCTGTGAAGTGGACTTTTGTAGACATTTCCACATAACTACCAACTTTGCCATTTTCTTCTGGGATTAGCTCAGACTGATAATAATCTGTGCCTATCCTGTCCAGTTCTAATGAAATATCCTGCACGCCCATAATTACTTCATCCTCCAGCAGGGTGGGGCTTGTGGTTGGAGGCAATTTGGTAGACTGTGTCATGGAAGCTTTCAACCAGAGCTTGTCAATACTCTCTGGTGTACTTGTCAACATGTCTCTGGACAATTTCCCTAGGGAAGAAGTTTTTGCCCAAACTAGATCTGATTCTGGCAATGTGGTCCACAAAGGTTGCATATCTCGATTCACTACTGAAATCTTGCTGTCGAACCATTCACGACTGGATGACTCTGTAGTTTGTTCCATATCCTTCTTTAGAAAGGGTTCTACTTGATCATGTTTATCTGTAGGAGCAGAGATTGCTATAGCTGTCAGTAGAGGAGGTACTTTGGTAACAATGCCGGAAGCCTCTGATATGTGCTTGGAGAGAATTAGAGATACAGGTTGAGTTGTGGTCTCTGCAAAGATGGGCACAGTAGGTCCATCAAGGGGCTCTTCCTCTGCAAAGTTTGTGGATCTCTCAAAATGCCCATATTTTGAGGACTCAGTACTTTCTTCTGTGGAAtccattttgtcatctgtaacTAGTTTCTCATCGACACCCTCAGTTGGCAAAAGTGAATCCTCCTTTTCAAGCCATGACTTGGATAGTGGTTCAGTGTTCTTCTCTAATGAAGTCTCGCTCCACGGCCAAGTAATCAGACTCACCTTTTGCCCAGACCCTGAACCTAAGCCACTCTCAAACATGAACTCTTTTTCCATGGATGTGTCTGACATCAGAGTGCTCACTTCTAATTGGCCTTTCACTTTGGAGGTCAAAGAGTCCATGCCGAAAGGTATAGTTATTTCTTTAGCAATAGCTAATGTGACAGAGGAGATCACATATGGGGAGGATGTCAAAGAAACCCCGGCATCTTCTATGGATGGTATTGTTTCTTTTGGCACTAGATGAGTGAGTGGACTTGAAGGCAATGGATCAATCAAAAGAAAATCTTCTGACACTTCAACTTTGgttaatactaaaaataaagtttttcattaattaatttgcagAGTTAGCAAAATATATTCCCAGTCCTCCTACTAAAACCAGCtagctatttttttccccattaggTTAAGAAGGACAGTTGCTGACGTTTACTTTAGTGTATCCAGCAAACAACGAGACAATATGATAATGTTTTTGTGGTGTAGAACAATCACTCTTGAATATACCCCATTTCCCTGAAATAACAAGATATCGTCTATTGAGCAGCCAATTGGCTCAggggttggagcacagtgctcataacaccaaggtcacctgctcaattcccacatgggccagtgagctgcatcctccacaactagaaaaCAACGagttgacctggagctgagctgcgccctccacaactagattgaaaacaacgacttgacatggaactgataggtcctggaaaaacaaattgttccccaatattctccaatttaaaaaaataaaaagaattaaaaaagatatcggctatttaaataattcattttcaaacatttgattttttttttaactccatgaAAATAAAGAACTGGTGTAAGTTCtagggatctaatgtacagcatggtgattatagttaataatactgtattatatacttgaaaatttggctgagagtagatcttaaatattctcatcacacaaaaagaaatggcaattatgtgacatgatggaggtgttagctaaggCTATGGTGGTAATCGTTTAGCAACATAGAAGTGTATCAAATCGACACaatgtacaccttaaacttatacagtgttacACATCagctatatctcaataaagctggggggaaaaggaaaaaaaagaaaacaaagaactggTGGTAACCCAATTGACAACAAAGACTGAATCTAATGGAAACTTAGGGAGAAAATTCTCTAGGaaattttgtctttgaattttcatttccctgttaTGCTTATTGTCTATCATTCTTCAGGTTCACCTAATGTTCAAAATCCTGGACTCATTATTTATATCTTTGTTCTTCATCTTCCACTTTCACATGTACTCGTATATTCCATGTTTGAGTCacattgatttttccttttctctacaacaacaaaatcatctacttgtctttcatttcttttatttttctcctccctccctccggttcaagccattgtttctcagtctagctgtataggacacagctccctggcccatgctggtattatgagcccacagcgagccgttgttcacaatcttagctatagagggtgcagttcactggccccatgtgggaatcgaaccggtgacctcggcattaggagcaaggcactccaaccacctgagtcactgggccctgattttcatttcttaatctcTGCTGTAGCTGCCTTAGCTCAGGTTCTCCCCTTCTGAAACCTAATGCAAGCAAAAAATCTGTACAGTTGGCCCCCACAATTAATCCTATTAAAAACTACTGGAGTAATCTTCTCTGAAGCTGTTTGTTTACCACTCCAATATTCAATTAAGTATAATAGTTCTTTAATagtaatttaattatatatttttaatagtaccTTCAAAATATCTATTAATTGATCCCCACTCCAGCTCAccaagttcattttttattatttagctACTTGGATTCTCCATTGCAACCAAGTAAATCTGGTTGTTCCCTTTCTCACACAACTTTCCCAAGACATTTCCTCCTAATGGATGCTACCATGCTTTTCTATTAACCCTAATCTCTTCCTCTCCTCAAAACTCTT containing:
- the IMPG2 gene encoding interphotoreceptor matrix proteoglycan 2 is translated as MIMFPHFGKISLGILIFVLMEENLSSLTAQTYLSLEEIQESKSAVSFLLTDSESTDPSLSMEKKQPLDHREAERQRLLRRRRSTLFSNGVKICPDESVTEALANHMKYFQVRVCQEAVWEAFRTFWDRLPGREEYSYWMNLCEDGITTIFEMGTNFSQSVEHRSLIMKKLAYTKETVSGLELSSLVPVDDTSTLGGAVLSVPYPGVSSYEDTSQSRLERPEDSISNEIENVIEESTKPADEQIAEFSIHLLGEQYREELQDPSSFHHQLLVEEFVSQAENAFAGLPGYKDIRVLDFRSPKENGSGVDVHYAVAFNGEAISNTSWDLISLHSNKVENHGLVELDDKPTAVYTISNFRDYIAETLHQTFLLGNSSLNPDPDSLQLINVRGVLLPLTEDLVWNTQSSSLQVTPPSLLDTFQAEWPSADASTTSSISPLDFSSGPLSTTGRELLSESPLGDLVSTPKLAFPSKVGLSSSPEVLEVSSLTLHSVTPAVLQTGLLVASEERNSGSHLLEDVLTKVEVSEDFLLIDPLPSSPLTHLVPKETIPSIEDAGVSLTSSPYVISSVTLAIAKEITIPFGMDSLTSKVKGQLEVSTLMSDTSMEKEFMFESGLGSGSGQKVSLITWPWSETSLEKNTEPLSKSWLEKEDSLLPTEGVDEKLVTDDKMDSTEESTESSKYGHFERSTNFAEEEPLDGPTVPIFAETTTQPVSLILSKHISEASGIVTKVPPLLTAIAISAPTDKHDQVEPFLKKDMEQTTESSSREWFDSKISVVNRDMQPLWTTLPESDLVWAKTSSLGKLSRDMLTSTPESIDKLWLKASMTQSTKLPPTTSPTLLEDEVIMGVQDISLELDRIGTDYYQSELIPEENGKVGSYVEMSTKVHFTEMASGAQPTKKDDSNQTQTAGALLVFFSLRVTNMMFSEDLFNKNSLEYKALEQRFLELLVPYLQSNLTGFQNLEILNFRNGSIVVNSRMKFSKAVPRDVNNAVYMVLEDFCTTAYQTMNLDIDKYSLDVESGDQANPCKFQACNEFSECLVSPWSGEAECRCHPGYLSVEELPCQSLCDLRPDFCLNDGKCDIMPGHGAICRCRVGENWWYRGEHCEELVSEPLVIGVAIAAVLGLLLVSSAVIFLLVRTLQAQNVRREREKPFSGSSRQPASLSFIEDAVKCNPAYETHMAGLEQHEGLDPQHPFCSSAGGEVIGGLSREEIRQMYENSGLSREEIQERMRILELYANDPEFAAFVREHQM